A single region of the Leptothrix cholodnii SP-6 genome encodes:
- a CDS encoding ABC transporter substrate-binding protein, with the protein MTFRTARCAVIATACTAFMAAANAATIGFMAPLSGPQALVGQDQIDGFMLAVEQFGGKLGGQPTTVLKEDDQLKPEIGQQIVRKLIDKDKVDAIVGLSFSNVLMASLPRLAESGVVAITTNAGPSPLAGAQCKANVFSLAWQNDGAAESMGKFAQDRGIKRIYLMAPNYQAGKDMLAGFKRFYKGEVVDEVYTQVNQPDYSAELAQLQAAKPDAVFVFYPGGMGINFVKQMGQAGMTGKVPLYSVFTVDGTTLPSLREAAVGTISGAMYDAALDTAENRKFVAAFESKYKRTPSLYAATGFDAATLLDVALRKAGGDSKKLAAAVKAAGAEFKSVRGPFRFGKNNMPIQDYYAFETTRTGGKLATRLIGTPLAAHADPYATQCTLP; encoded by the coding sequence ATGACTTTTCGCACTGCTCGCTGTGCCGTGATTGCCACCGCCTGCACCGCCTTCATGGCGGCTGCAAACGCGGCAACCATCGGCTTCATGGCCCCATTGTCCGGACCGCAGGCGCTCGTCGGCCAGGACCAGATCGACGGCTTCATGCTCGCTGTCGAACAGTTCGGCGGCAAACTCGGCGGTCAACCGACCACCGTGCTGAAGGAGGACGATCAGCTCAAGCCTGAAATCGGCCAGCAGATCGTGCGCAAGCTGATCGACAAGGACAAGGTCGACGCGATCGTCGGGCTGTCGTTCTCGAACGTGCTGATGGCCAGCCTGCCGCGGCTGGCCGAGTCGGGCGTGGTCGCCATCACCACCAATGCCGGGCCGTCGCCTCTTGCCGGCGCCCAGTGCAAGGCCAATGTGTTTTCTCTGGCCTGGCAGAACGATGGTGCGGCCGAATCGATGGGCAAGTTCGCCCAGGATCGAGGCATCAAGCGCATCTACCTGATGGCGCCGAACTACCAGGCCGGCAAGGACATGCTGGCCGGATTCAAGCGGTTCTACAAGGGAGAGGTCGTCGACGAGGTCTACACGCAGGTCAACCAGCCCGACTATTCGGCCGAGCTGGCGCAGCTTCAGGCCGCCAAGCCCGACGCCGTGTTCGTCTTCTACCCGGGCGGCATGGGCATCAACTTCGTGAAGCAGATGGGCCAGGCCGGCATGACCGGCAAGGTGCCGCTGTACTCCGTCTTCACGGTCGACGGCACGACACTGCCGTCACTGCGCGAGGCAGCAGTCGGGACGATCAGTGGCGCGATGTATGACGCAGCCCTCGACACAGCCGAGAACCGCAAGTTCGTGGCTGCCTTCGAGAGCAAGTACAAACGCACGCCCAGTCTGTATGCCGCGACCGGTTTCGATGCGGCCACGCTGCTGGATGTCGCGTTGCGCAAGGCCGGTGGCGACAGCAAGAAGCTCGCCGCGGCGGTGAAGGCCGCCGGAGCCGAGTTCAAGTCCGTGCGGGGTCCGTTCCGCTTCGGCAAGAACAACATGCCGATCCAGGACTACTACGCTTTCGAGACCACGCGCACCGGCGGCAAGCTCGCCACCAGGCTGATCGGCACGCCGCTGGCGGCTCACGCCGATCCGTACGCCACGCAGTGCACGCTGCCCTGA
- a CDS encoding non-heme iron oxygenase ferredoxin subunit: MSNTNWVDALSADDLPADDVIGVVVAGRDIAVYTVGDEVYATDNICTHGQARLCDGFLEGHEIECPLHQGKFDVRDGKPTCAPVTDALRSYPVKIEGQRVYLQLD; encoded by the coding sequence ATGAGCAACACCAACTGGGTCGACGCACTGTCGGCCGATGATCTGCCTGCCGACGACGTCATCGGCGTCGTCGTCGCCGGCCGCGACATCGCGGTCTACACCGTGGGTGACGAGGTCTACGCCACCGACAACATCTGCACGCACGGGCAGGCGCGCCTGTGCGACGGCTTCCTCGAAGGCCACGAGATCGAGTGCCCGCTGCACCAGGGCAAGTTCGACGTGCGTGATGGCAAGCCGACCTGTGCACCGGTGACCGATGCATTGCGCAGCTACCCCGTGAAGATCGAGGGTCAGCGCGTGTACCTGCAGCTCGACTGA
- a CDS encoding aromatic-ring-hydroxylating dioxygenase subunit beta: MSTNIPFEDWLALTQLHADYASAVDSGNWDLWPEFFADDCIYRLQPRENHERGFPLATLSFSSKGMLKDRIYGIRETLFHDPYYQRHVVGLPVIRSVAEGRISCESNYAVFRTKLSEPSTVFNVGRYLDTVVRTQAGLKFASRVCIYDTEMIPNSIIYPI, encoded by the coding sequence ATGAGCACGAACATCCCCTTCGAAGACTGGCTCGCATTGACCCAGCTGCACGCCGACTACGCCAGCGCGGTCGATTCCGGCAACTGGGACCTGTGGCCCGAGTTCTTCGCCGACGACTGCATCTACCGACTGCAGCCGCGCGAGAACCACGAGCGCGGCTTCCCGCTGGCCACGCTGTCGTTCAGCAGCAAGGGCATGCTGAAAGACCGCATCTACGGCATCCGGGAGACGCTGTTCCACGATCCCTATTACCAGCGCCACGTGGTCGGCCTGCCGGTGATCCGCAGCGTGGCCGAAGGCCGCATCAGCTGCGAGTCGAACTACGCGGTGTTCCGCACCAAGCTGTCGGAGCCCTCGACCGTGTTCAACGTCGGCCGCTACCTGGACACGGTGGTGCGCACCCAGGCCGGATTGAAGTTCGCATCACGTGTATGCATCTACGACACCGAGATGATCCCCAATTCGATCATCTATCCCATCTGA
- a CDS encoding NADPH-dependent F420 reductase has product MKITVLGAGNMGSAFVQQLTRAGHQVSVTARDGAKAAAVAAKFPGAMAVPTAGAAVGADAVVLATGYGDAVAALTSLGDLTGKVIIDITNPLTADYMGLTIGHDTSAAEQIAAAVPGAQVVKGFNTVFAQVLTEGPDFGNGRKASVFVASDSAQAKQTAAAIAESLGFEVVDAGGLKNARYLEPLAGLNIYLGYGAGLGTAIAPTWLRKA; this is encoded by the coding sequence ATGAAGATCACCGTTCTCGGCGCCGGCAACATGGGCTCAGCATTCGTCCAGCAACTCACCCGCGCCGGTCACCAAGTCAGCGTCACGGCGCGTGATGGCGCCAAGGCGGCGGCCGTCGCCGCGAAGTTTCCCGGCGCGATGGCCGTGCCGACCGCCGGCGCTGCAGTCGGTGCCGATGCAGTCGTGCTGGCCACCGGCTACGGCGACGCCGTGGCGGCGCTCACGTCGCTGGGCGATCTGACGGGCAAGGTCATCATCGACATCACCAACCCGCTGACGGCCGACTACATGGGCCTGACGATCGGCCACGACACCTCGGCCGCCGAGCAGATTGCCGCAGCCGTGCCGGGCGCACAGGTCGTCAAGGGCTTCAACACCGTGTTCGCGCAGGTGCTCACCGAAGGGCCGGACTTCGGCAACGGCCGCAAGGCCAGCGTCTTCGTCGCCAGCGACAGTGCACAGGCCAAGCAGACCGCGGCCGCCATCGCCGAGAGCCTCGGCTTCGAGGTCGTCGATGCCGGCGGCCTGAAGAACGCGCGCTACCTGGAGCCGCTGGCCGGCCTGAACATCTACCTCGGCTACGGCGCCGGGCTGGGCACGGCGATTGCGCCGACCTGGCTGCGCAAGGCCTGA
- the ypfH gene encoding esterase yields MQEALILHRPATAATQLVLLFHGVGSSPENLGPLGQALAVHRPQACIVSVRSPDASDFGSGWQWFSVQGVTEANRPDRVAATMSRFVATVQHWQQETGLSAAATTLLGFSQGAIMALESTQQPTPLAARIVAIAGRYAQPPRVAPASTQVHLMHGDADPVMPVRLSVDALAQLQGLGAQATLDRFPGLGHGIDTRVLDKIVERLRD; encoded by the coding sequence ATGCAAGAGGCCCTGATCCTCCATCGCCCCGCCACGGCGGCCACTCAGCTGGTCCTGCTCTTTCACGGCGTGGGTTCCAGCCCCGAGAATCTGGGCCCCCTGGGCCAGGCCTTGGCGGTGCATCGGCCGCAGGCCTGCATCGTCAGCGTGCGCTCTCCCGATGCATCTGACTTCGGCTCGGGCTGGCAGTGGTTCTCGGTGCAGGGCGTGACCGAGGCCAACCGCCCGGACCGCGTCGCCGCGACGATGTCGCGCTTCGTCGCCACGGTGCAGCACTGGCAGCAGGAGACCGGCTTGAGCGCGGCCGCCACGACGTTGCTGGGCTTCTCGCAGGGCGCGATCATGGCGCTGGAGTCCACCCAACAACCGACGCCGCTCGCCGCGCGCATCGTGGCGATCGCCGGCCGCTACGCCCAGCCGCCGCGGGTCGCGCCTGCGTCCACGCAGGTTCACCTGATGCACGGTGACGCTGACCCCGTGATGCCCGTGCGCTTGAGCGTCGACGCGCTGGCGCAGTTGCAGGGGCTGGGTGCCCAGGCCACGCTCGACCGCTTCCCCGGCCTCGGTCATGGCATCGACACCCGCGTGCTGGACAAGATCGTCGAGCGGCTTCGCGATTAG
- a CDS encoding branched-chain amino acid ABC transporter permease, translated as MTLNLTRPATAIPLLLFIGLATVPFIASALEQPFWTSFFARIVIYAIAATALNLALGYGGLVSFGHALFLGLGSYAVALPAFHGIESGWVHLALCLVVCSVGALVIGAISLRTSGMAFIMITLAFAQMGYFLLVSLKQYGGDDGLAVSTTSAFGSVNLGSSHVLYAAAWAVLAMVTWWMARLRSAPFGMALRGARQNARRINAIGLQAQKLQLVAFIISGAISGVAGLLLANLNAYASPSSMAWTVSGELIVMVVLGGIGTVFGPLVGALLFLGLEEVLKGLTEHWMAIFGPLIVLMALVGRRGAVGLLESLGNWKRSTAGHAESAAPVIADGGA; from the coding sequence ATGACACTCAACCTGACTCGTCCGGCCACGGCGATCCCGCTGCTGCTCTTCATCGGCCTCGCGACCGTGCCGTTCATCGCCAGTGCGCTGGAACAACCCTTCTGGACCTCGTTCTTCGCGCGCATCGTCATCTACGCCATCGCCGCGACGGCGCTCAACCTGGCGCTGGGCTACGGCGGGCTCGTCAGCTTCGGGCACGCGCTCTTTCTCGGCCTGGGCAGCTACGCCGTCGCGTTGCCGGCCTTCCACGGCATTGAAAGCGGGTGGGTGCACCTGGCACTGTGTCTGGTGGTCTGCAGCGTGGGGGCACTGGTGATCGGTGCGATCAGTCTGCGGACATCCGGAATGGCTTTCATCATGATCACGCTCGCATTTGCACAGATGGGCTACTTCCTGCTCGTTAGCCTCAAGCAGTACGGTGGGGACGATGGACTTGCCGTCTCGACCACCAGCGCGTTCGGCTCGGTGAACCTCGGCTCGTCACACGTGCTGTACGCCGCGGCATGGGCCGTTCTCGCCATGGTCACATGGTGGATGGCACGCCTTCGATCGGCGCCGTTCGGCATGGCCCTTCGGGGCGCACGCCAGAACGCGCGGCGCATCAACGCGATCGGACTGCAGGCGCAGAAGCTGCAGCTGGTTGCCTTCATCATCTCCGGCGCCATCAGTGGTGTGGCGGGTCTGCTGCTCGCCAACCTGAACGCGTATGCATCGCCCAGTTCGATGGCCTGGACCGTCTCCGGCGAGCTGATCGTGATGGTGGTGCTGGGTGGCATCGGAACGGTGTTCGGTCCGCTGGTCGGTGCCTTGCTCTTCCTCGGCCTGGAAGAGGTGCTCAAGGGTCTCACCGAACACTGGATGGCAATCTTCGGTCCACTGATCGTGCTGATGGCGCTGGTCGGGCGGCGCGGCGCTGTCGGCCTGCTGGAGAGCCTCGGCAATTGGAAGCGTTCGACCGCAGGACACGCCGAGTCGGCGGCACCTGTCATTGCCGATGGAGGTGCGTGA
- a CDS encoding 2Fe-2S iron-sulfur cluster-binding protein, producing MEVLIQPLNRVIQVEPGANLLEALQAAQVPMSYSCMAGRCGTCRCKILDGEVLDGAREQQRPLDGDEGYVLACRTYITEPCTIEIQEPDEIVVHPARIVKATVTSIKDLTHDIKRLRLKPAKPVAFSPGQYVQLQFTPEHVRPYSMAGVCDDGEFEFHVRLVPDGRVTGYIANDLKLGDPVRVSGPLGSAYLRRKHEGPMLCVAGGTGLAPILSILRGAISDGMRNPIHLYFGVRSPRDVYGLDWLAHLAQAHPALKVHVVVSSGGDPATQRCGLVTEAIEQDLGDLTDWRAYLCGSPPMVESTMLVARRKGIAPEHVYADAFYTQGT from the coding sequence ATGGAAGTCCTGATCCAACCCTTGAACCGCGTCATCCAGGTCGAACCGGGCGCCAATCTGCTCGAGGCCCTGCAGGCCGCGCAGGTGCCGATGTCGTACTCGTGCATGGCCGGGCGCTGCGGCACCTGCCGGTGCAAGATCCTGGACGGCGAGGTGCTCGACGGCGCGCGCGAGCAGCAACGCCCGCTCGATGGTGACGAGGGCTACGTGCTCGCTTGCCGCACCTACATCACCGAACCGTGCACCATCGAGATCCAGGAGCCCGACGAGATCGTCGTCCACCCCGCACGCATCGTCAAAGCGACGGTGACCTCGATCAAGGACCTGACGCACGACATCAAGCGCCTGCGGCTCAAGCCGGCCAAGCCGGTGGCGTTTTCGCCCGGCCAGTACGTGCAGTTGCAGTTCACGCCCGAACACGTGCGGCCCTATTCGATGGCGGGCGTATGCGATGACGGCGAGTTCGAATTCCACGTGCGACTCGTGCCCGATGGCCGGGTCACCGGCTACATCGCCAATGATCTGAAGCTCGGCGATCCGGTGCGGGTCAGCGGCCCGCTCGGCTCGGCCTACCTGCGCCGCAAGCACGAGGGGCCGATGCTGTGCGTCGCCGGCGGCACCGGGCTTGCGCCGATCCTGTCGATCCTTCGCGGCGCCATCTCCGACGGCATGCGCAATCCGATCCACTTGTACTTCGGCGTGCGGTCGCCGCGTGACGTCTACGGGCTGGACTGGCTGGCGCATCTGGCGCAGGCGCATCCGGCGCTGAAGGTCCACGTGGTGGTGAGCTCCGGCGGCGACCCGGCCACCCAGCGCTGCGGCCTGGTCACCGAAGCGATCGAGCAGGACCTCGGCGACCTCACCGATTGGCGCGCTTACCTGTGCGGCTCGCCGCCGATGGTGGAGTCGACGATGCTGGTGGCCAGGCGCAAGGGCATCGCCCCCGAGCACGTCTACGCCGACGCGTTCTACACCCAAGGCACCTGA
- a CDS encoding aromatic ring-hydroxylating dioxygenase subunit alpha, with protein MSETSTVFPTEAHWEGDGTHRIPFVAYTSDEIYKKELERFFYNSHWCYVGLEAEVPNPGDYKRTVIGERSVILVRDADGAINVVENVCAHRGMRFCRERHGNSKEFVCPYHQWNYTLKGDLQGVPFRRGVKQDGQVHGGMPADFKTTDHGLTKLKVASRGGVVFASFDHEVESLEDYLGPTILGYFDRLFNGRKLKILGYNRQRIPGNWKLMQENIKDPYHPGLLHTWFVTFGLWRADNKSQLRMDDKHRHAAMISTRGQGGKAGQVTQVSSFKEEMKLNDPSFIDIVPEPWWGGPTAVMTTIFPSVILQQQVNSVSTRHIQPDGHGSFDFVWTHFGFEDDSEEMTQRRLTQANLFGPAGFVSADDGEVIEFSQQAFESKPFHRAVAELGGHTVENTEHMVTETLIRGMYRYWRDVMEA; from the coding sequence ATGAGCGAGACATCGACGGTCTTTCCGACCGAGGCGCACTGGGAGGGCGACGGCACGCACCGCATCCCATTCGTGGCTTACACCAGCGACGAGATCTACAAGAAGGAGCTCGAACGCTTCTTCTACAACAGCCATTGGTGCTACGTCGGCCTGGAGGCCGAGGTGCCGAATCCGGGCGACTACAAGCGCACGGTGATCGGCGAACGTTCGGTGATCCTGGTGCGCGATGCCGACGGCGCGATCAACGTGGTCGAGAACGTCTGCGCGCACCGCGGCATGCGCTTCTGCCGCGAGCGTCACGGCAACAGCAAGGAATTCGTCTGCCCGTATCACCAGTGGAACTACACGCTCAAGGGCGATCTGCAGGGCGTGCCGTTTCGCCGCGGCGTCAAGCAGGACGGCCAGGTGCACGGCGGCATGCCGGCAGATTTCAAGACCACCGATCACGGCTTGACCAAGCTGAAGGTCGCCAGCCGCGGCGGGGTCGTGTTCGCGTCCTTCGACCATGAGGTCGAGTCTCTGGAGGACTACCTCGGCCCGACCATCCTCGGCTACTTCGATCGCCTCTTCAACGGCCGCAAGCTCAAGATCCTGGGCTACAACCGCCAGCGCATCCCGGGCAACTGGAAGCTGATGCAGGAGAACATCAAGGACCCGTATCACCCGGGCCTGCTGCACACCTGGTTCGTCACCTTCGGCCTCTGGCGCGCCGACAACAAGTCGCAACTGAGGATGGACGACAAGCACCGCCATGCGGCGATGATCTCGACGCGCGGCCAGGGCGGCAAGGCCGGGCAGGTGACGCAGGTGTCGAGCTTCAAGGAAGAGATGAAGCTCAACGACCCGAGCTTCATCGACATCGTGCCCGAGCCCTGGTGGGGCGGGCCGACGGCGGTGATGACGACGATCTTCCCGAGCGTGATCCTGCAGCAGCAGGTCAACAGCGTCAGCACCCGCCACATCCAGCCCGACGGCCACGGCAGCTTCGACTTCGTCTGGACGCATTTCGGCTTCGAGGACGACAGCGAAGAGATGACGCAGCGCCGGCTGACCCAGGCCAACCTGTTCGGCCCGGCCGGCTTCGTCTCGGCCGACGACGGCGAGGTGATCGAGTTCTCGCAGCAGGCCTTCGAGAGCAAGCCCTTCCACCGCGCCGTCGCCGAACTGGGCGGGCACACGGTCGAGAACACCGAACACATGGTGACCGAGACGCTGATCCGCGGCATGTACCGCTACTGGCGCGACGTGATGGAGGCCTGA
- the gtdA gene encoding gentisate 1,2-dioxygenase: protein MHAATLTDDALRARTAYYERIGNRNMTPLWEVLGALVPPQPHSPAQAALWRYAELRDQVMEAGRLITAEEAERRVLILENPALRGQSCITQSLYAGLQLIMPGEVAPAHRHTQSALRLVLDGEGAYTAVDGERTTMRRGDFIITPAWTWHDHGNLGDQPVVWLDGLDIPTVRFLDAGFAEKSEQSSQQTLRPEGDALARYGSNMVPMDYQPKPADPTRVFVYPFDRTRSSLRGIAKGTPDSHQGFKLRYVNPATGASPMPTIGAFAQWLPAGFETRPYRCTDGTVHVCLEGGGEAKVGDQTWRFQENDVFVVPSWHTLQLRADRDALLFSFSDRPVQQALGLWREQRL, encoded by the coding sequence ATGCACGCCGCAACCCTGACTGACGACGCGCTACGCGCGCGCACCGCCTACTACGAGCGCATCGGCAACCGCAACATGACGCCTCTGTGGGAGGTACTCGGTGCGCTGGTACCGCCCCAGCCGCATTCACCCGCACAGGCGGCGCTGTGGCGCTACGCCGAATTGCGTGATCAGGTGATGGAGGCCGGCCGCCTGATCACGGCCGAAGAGGCCGAGCGCCGGGTCCTGATACTGGAAAACCCGGCGCTGCGCGGCCAGTCGTGCATCACGCAGTCGCTCTATGCCGGCCTGCAGTTGATCATGCCCGGCGAGGTGGCCCCGGCGCATCGGCACACTCAGTCGGCCCTGCGCCTGGTGCTGGACGGTGAAGGGGCATACACAGCCGTCGACGGCGAGCGCACGACCATGCGCCGAGGTGATTTCATCATCACGCCAGCCTGGACCTGGCACGACCACGGCAACCTGGGCGACCAGCCGGTCGTGTGGCTCGACGGTCTCGACATTCCCACCGTCCGATTCCTCGATGCCGGCTTCGCCGAAAAGAGCGAGCAGTCGTCTCAGCAGACTCTGAGGCCTGAAGGGGATGCGCTGGCCCGCTACGGTTCCAACATGGTCCCGATGGACTACCAGCCCAAGCCGGCCGATCCGACCCGCGTCTTCGTCTACCCCTTCGATCGCACGCGCTCTTCGCTGCGGGGGATCGCGAAGGGGACACCGGACTCCCACCAAGGTTTCAAGCTGCGGTACGTGAATCCGGCAACCGGCGCTTCGCCGATGCCGACGATCGGCGCATTCGCGCAATGGTTGCCAGCGGGGTTCGAGACCCGCCCCTACCGCTGCACCGACGGCACTGTTCACGTGTGCCTGGAAGGAGGCGGTGAGGCGAAGGTAGGCGACCAGACCTGGCGCTTCCAGGAAAACGACGTCTTCGTCGTGCCCTCATGGCACACGCTGCAACTGCGTGCCGACCGGGATGCATTGCTGTTCAGTTTCTCTGACCGCCCGGTGCAACAGGCACTCGGCTTGTGGCGCGAACAGCGCCTGTGA
- a CDS encoding ABC transporter ATP-binding protein: protein MNQPYLCVRGLQASYGRAQVLFDVSFDVFPGQVITLLGRNGMGRSTTIKCLFGMLPATGGAIEVDGLQTIGQPSHRIARRGLALVPEGRQIFTDLTVEENLIATARPSRSDSGTNAWTLDRVYTFWPRLKERRNNLGWQLSGGEQQMLAIGRALMTNPRLLVLDEATEGLAPVIREEIWRTLAELKRTGLAQIVIDKNVRRLLGLADRHYVLEKGRVVWHGDSDALRAQPDIVHQYLGV, encoded by the coding sequence ATGAATCAACCCTACCTCTGCGTGCGTGGCTTGCAGGCCAGTTATGGCCGCGCGCAAGTGCTCTTCGACGTGTCGTTCGATGTCTTTCCTGGACAAGTCATCACGCTGCTGGGTCGCAATGGCATGGGTCGCTCGACCACCATCAAGTGCCTGTTCGGCATGCTGCCCGCCACCGGCGGGGCGATTGAAGTCGACGGACTGCAGACCATCGGACAGCCTTCTCATCGAATCGCTCGCAGAGGGCTCGCGCTGGTACCGGAGGGGCGTCAAATCTTCACCGACCTCACGGTCGAGGAAAACCTGATTGCCACTGCAAGGCCCTCTCGTTCAGACAGTGGTACGAACGCCTGGACGCTCGATCGGGTCTACACCTTCTGGCCCAGGCTGAAGGAGCGTCGAAACAACCTCGGCTGGCAACTCTCGGGCGGAGAGCAGCAGATGCTCGCCATCGGCCGGGCCTTGATGACCAATCCCCGACTGCTGGTTCTCGACGAGGCAACCGAAGGCCTGGCCCCAGTGATCCGGGAGGAAATCTGGCGCACGCTGGCCGAGCTGAAACGCACGGGCCTGGCCCAGATCGTCATCGACAAGAACGTGAGGCGATTGCTCGGCCTGGCGGACCGGCACTATGTGCTCGAGAAGGGCCGTGTCGTGTGGCATGGGGACTCCGATGCCCTGCGGGCGCAGCCCGACATCGTCCACCAATACCTCGGCGTCTGA
- a CDS encoding branched-chain amino acid ABC transporter permease, with the protein MSATLLLAQLLNGLQYGVLLFLLAAGLTLVFGIMSFVNLAHGSLYMLGAYAAAIAYDATGSFVLAILAAMGTALLIGLVLEVSIVSRLYRRDHLDHVLATFGLVMFFNEMVRMVWGPQPLFVQVPEVLSGTVDIVGFSYPSYRFAIIFTGLLVAVGSHLLINKTRIGMLIRAGAQNPQLVGALGVNIGLLNAMLFGVGAMLAGLAGAMAGPVLSVQSGMGEPVLITTLVVIVIGGIGSVSGALYAALIVGLVDTLGRVFLPLLLRQVAERSIADAAGPALASMSIYLLMALVLALRPQGLFPARRS; encoded by the coding sequence ATGAGTGCAACGCTGCTGTTGGCTCAGCTGCTCAACGGCCTGCAGTACGGCGTCCTGCTGTTCCTGCTGGCGGCGGGCCTGACGCTGGTGTTCGGGATCATGAGCTTCGTGAACCTGGCCCATGGCTCTCTGTACATGCTGGGCGCCTATGCGGCAGCGATTGCCTATGACGCCACGGGCTCCTTCGTGCTGGCGATTCTGGCGGCCATGGGCACAGCCTTGCTGATCGGCCTGGTGCTGGAGGTGTCGATCGTCTCGCGCCTGTATCGGCGAGATCACCTCGACCATGTGCTCGCGACCTTCGGACTCGTGATGTTCTTCAACGAGATGGTGCGGATGGTGTGGGGACCACAACCCCTGTTTGTCCAGGTGCCGGAGGTGCTGAGCGGGACGGTCGATATCGTCGGGTTCAGCTACCCGTCCTATCGCTTCGCCATCATCTTCACCGGATTGCTGGTCGCGGTGGGCTCACATCTGCTCATCAACAAGACGCGCATCGGCATGCTGATCCGCGCTGGCGCTCAGAACCCGCAACTGGTCGGTGCCCTCGGCGTGAACATCGGCCTGCTCAATGCCATGCTCTTCGGTGTGGGCGCCATGCTCGCCGGCCTGGCAGGGGCGATGGCCGGTCCCGTGCTGTCGGTGCAATCGGGCATGGGCGAACCGGTACTGATCACCACGCTGGTGGTGATCGTGATCGGCGGCATCGGTTCTGTCAGCGGCGCGCTTTACGCCGCACTCATCGTCGGCCTGGTGGATACGCTCGGACGGGTGTTCCTGCCCCTGCTGCTGCGGCAGGTCGCCGAACGCTCGATCGCCGACGCGGCCGGCCCGGCACTGGCCTCGATGAGCATCTACCTGCTGATGGCGCTGGTCCTCGCACTGCGCCCTCAGGGTCTCTTTCCCGCCCGTCGCAGCTGA
- a CDS encoding fumarylacetoacetate hydrolase family protein, with product MQLAVEAPPLYTLTVAGRDERFPVNRIFCVGRNYAAHAREMGKDPDRDPPFFFMKPAAAAVDAARPASVPYPPKTRNYHHEIELVIAIGKGGRDIGIATALEHVYGYAVGLDMTRRDLQLEARDKGRPWEFGKSFTKSAPIGALHRAQDIGHPSSAAITLTVNGQPRQSSDIDKLIWSVAECIAYLSEYEALEPGDIIMTGTPEGVNAVVAGDTLRGGIAGMGEIEVRVDA from the coding sequence ATGCAGCTCGCCGTCGAGGCTCCTCCGCTCTACACACTGACCGTCGCCGGGCGCGACGAGCGCTTTCCGGTGAACCGGATCTTCTGCGTCGGCCGCAACTACGCCGCCCATGCCCGAGAAATGGGCAAGGATCCGGATCGCGACCCGCCGTTCTTCTTCATGAAGCCGGCAGCGGCTGCGGTCGATGCGGCGCGCCCTGCCAGCGTGCCGTACCCGCCCAAGACCCGGAACTACCACCACGAGATCGAACTGGTGATTGCGATCGGCAAGGGCGGCCGGGACATCGGCATCGCCACAGCGCTCGAGCATGTCTACGGTTATGCCGTAGGCCTGGACATGACCCGGCGTGACCTGCAGCTCGAAGCGCGCGACAAGGGCCGGCCGTGGGAGTTCGGCAAGTCCTTTACCAAATCGGCACCGATCGGGGCGTTGCACCGCGCCCAGGACATCGGGCATCCGAGCTCAGCCGCGATCACCTTGACCGTCAACGGCCAGCCACGACAGTCGTCCGACATCGACAAGCTGATCTGGTCGGTGGCCGAATGCATCGCCTACCTGTCGGAGTACGAGGCACTCGAGCCGGGCGACATCATCATGACCGGGACGCCCGAGGGCGTGAATGCGGTCGTGGCCGGGGACACCCTGCGCGGCGGCATTGCCGGCATGGGCGAGATCGAAGTCCGGGTCGACGCCTGA